One genomic segment of Misgurnus anguillicaudatus chromosome 23, ASM2758022v2, whole genome shotgun sequence includes these proteins:
- the rad54l2 gene encoding helicase ARIP4 isoform X1, whose amino-acid sequence MSEEAISGSDLEPSLNSEEEMDEEEDGDNDGDDEEDAGADQLESMETGDQRDPASPAPTSPSRESTPDPSSRPASRSNSQPSSPSQASSQPGSQPPSSPDSRSNTSANSNTKKKKSKTSKPAHLRRNIRKLLKEHQLEAGTKAAQQEELERRRRLEQQRKEFSLHADLPSGAPGPKQEVICLDSSGDEGEDKEVPPPQSPTCRDDVIELSSGDEDTLRISSEDDEKRSVTPGTEESSGSHANDAFNQPDAQGRVLVNINHPGDEEDLFLAPQLARAVKPHQIGGIRFLYDNLVESLERYKNSNGFGCILAHSMGLGKTLQVISFIDILLRHTGAKTVLAIVPVNTLQNWLAEFNLWLPAAESLPPDTDPSRVSPRTFKVHILSDEHKTTVARAKVVEEWTRNGGVLLMGYEMYRLLSLKKSFVTGRKRKSKKPAGPVIIDLDEEDRQQELMKGIERALARPGPDVVICDEGHRIKNCHASTSQALKNIRSRRRVVLTGYPLQNNLIEYWCMVDFVRPDFLGTRQEFSNMFERPILNGQCIDSTPQDVRLMRYRSHVLHSLLEGFVQRRGHDVLRTQLPSKDEHVILVRLSRLQRALYTEFMNRFREAGNSGWLGLNPLKAFCVCCKIWNHPDVLYEALQKENLTNEQDLDLDDLNSTGGTRCSAPGMKGKTSDPANSKVALAAMGLNPLQEKANQVITYEWAKDIMSNYQTGVLDNSAKMVLLFHLIDESVSRGDKILVFSQSLSTLTVIEDFLSRRPMPIQTETGTHNWVKNINYYRLDGSTSASERERLINQFNDPANNQTWVFLLSTRAGCLGVNLIGANRVVVFDASWNPCHDAQAVCRVYRYGQRKPCHIYRLVCDFTLEKKIYDRQVSKQGMSDRVVDDLNPVLTFTRKEVESLLHFVEEEPDHSQSKLIGNEEMEVVIKQAYLRYPNLLTKPPFHHESLLMDRKDLKLTKAEKRAAKKSYEDEKRASVPYQRPSYAHYYPASDQSLTNIPAFSQRNWRPPPHLDDKPVASVRPVQSTPIPMMPRQVPMGVPSSSAGFPVNYLQKAGVYVQRVVTTTDIVIPGSNSSTDVQARIGAGESIHVIRGSKGTYIRTNDGRIFAIRTGKPRPSDGGATASREASGTPSHPVSNGRATPQEQKRLSPEPPAHPSPSGSPQLLREFHNKESASAGDTSAQPETPGTDAPTQHSRVPELHRQLTNDVIPSSLDLQSLKRKLSESRASKQSSGKRLSAPIGAAGSYPGFPLSSSFGFPPMGLNPSLLGALGHLTPPTLGSRSHLLQQAGQTLGELHTMFPTDTLGLGVGNSSLSSTCSTNTTSTTHAGILASSSSSAPSSSSTSSSSLPPYLMNPGMASMLSGFPVPFSQSLYSGSLHQRGLSSTATPASTASTFLSSSGLLGPAFNSRPDAHTSLAENGGSSSDDDVIEVMGQ is encoded by the exons ATGTCAGAAGAGGCGATCTCAGGAAGCGACCTGGAGCCCAGCCTTAACAGCGAGGAGGAGATGGATGAGGAAGAGGATGGAGACAACGATGGGGACGATGAGGAAGATGCAGGCG CAGACCAGCTTGAGAGCATGGAGACAGGAGATCAAAGAGATCCAGCAAGCCCCGCACCTACCTCACCGTCTAGAGAATCCACCCCTGACCCCTCCTCCCGTCCCGCCTCCCGGTCGAACTCCCAACCCTCCTCCCCGTCACAGGCGTCATCGCAGCCGGGTTCTCAACCCCCTTCCAGCCCCGACAGCCGCAGTAACACTTCTGCCAATAGCAacacgaagaagaagaagtccAAAACCTCAAAGCCTGCTCACTTGAGGAGGAACATCCG GAAGCTCCTTAAGGAGCACCAGCTTGAGGCGGGAACCAAAGCCGCCCAGCAGGAGGAGCTCGAGAGACGGCGCCGTTTGGAGCAGCAGCGCAAAGAATTTTCTCTTCATGCAG ATCTACCCTCTGGAGCACCAGGACCTAAACAAGAAGTGATATGTCTGGACAGCAGTGGAGATGAGGGTGAGGACAAAGAAGTCCCGCCCCCTCAGTCACCTACTTGCAGAGatg ATGTGATTGAGTTGAGCTCTGGGGACGAAGACACTCTGCGGATAAGCAGCGAGGATGACGAAAAACGTTCGGTCACACCCGGCACGGAGGAAAGTAGCGGGTCTCATGCAAACGATGCCTTTAATCAACCAGACGCCCAGGGGAGGGTGCTAGTCAATATCAATCACCCTGGAGACGAGGAAGACCTGTTCCTCGCCCCACAGCTCGCCCGCGCAGTCAAACCTCACCAG ATTGGCGGTATTCGTTTCCTGTACGATAATCTTGTGGAATCTCTCGAGCGCTACAAGAACAGCAATGGGTTCGGTTGTATTCTTGCACACAGCATGGGCCTCGGCAAAACCCTGCAGGTTATCTCCTTTATTGACATCCTGCTGCGGCACACTGGAGCCAAAACTGTCCTCGCCATTGTACCT GTGAATACACTACAGAACTGGTTAGCCGAGTTTAATCTCTGGCTGCCTGCTGCTGAGTCCCTTCCCCCCGACACAGATCCGTCCCGGGTCTCACCTCGAACCTTCAAAGTTCACATCCTCAGTGATGAGCACAA AACCACGGTGGCCCGGGCCAAGGTGGTGGAGGAGTGGACCCGCAACGGTGGCGTGCTGCTGATGGGATACGAGATGTACCGCCTGCTGTCTCTCAAAAAGAGCTTCGTGACTGGCCGCAAAAGGAAGTCCAAAAAACCAGCGGGACCCGTTATAATCGACCTGGATGAGGAAGACAGACAGCAAGAGCTCATGAAAG GAATCGAAAGAGCGCTGGCTCGGCCCGGTCCTGATGTCGTTATATGCGACGAGGGCCACCGCATCAAAAACTGCCACGCCAGTACGTCCCAAGCATTGAAAAACATCCGGTCACGACGGCGTGTGGTTTTGACCGGATACCCGCTGCAAAACAACCTGATCGAGTACTGGTGCATGGTGGATTTCGTCCGACCCGATTTCCTCGGTACGCGGCAGGAGTTTAGTAACATGTTCGAGAGGCCCATTCTGAACGGGCAGTGTATAGACAGCACACCGCAAGACGTGCGCCTCATGAGATACAGGAGTCACGTATTGCACAGCCTGCTGGAGGGCTTCGTCCAGAG GCGAGGTCATGATGTCCTCCGGACGCAGCTGCCTTCGAAAGACGAGCACGTGATTCTGGTACGACTGTCTCGGCTGCAGCGGGCGCTCTACACTGAGTTTATGAATCGCTTCAGAGAAGCAGGAAATAGCGGCTGGCTTGGACTCAATCCACTCAAAGCTTTCTGTGTCTGCTGCAAG ATTTGGAATCATCCGGACGTTCTGTACGAGGCTCTTCAGAAAGAAAACCTGACCAATGAGCAGGATTTGGACCTGGATGATCTCAACTCCACCGGTGGGACCCGATGTTCTGCTCCTGGAATGAAGGGAAAGACATCCGACCCCGCCAATAGCAAGGTGGCACTGGCTGCTATGGGCCTGAACCCTTTACAGGAGAAGGCCAATCAAGTTATTACTTACGAATGG GCAAAAGACATCATGAGCAACTATCAGACGGGGGTTCTAGACAACTCGGCCAAGATGGTTCTGCTTTTCCACTTGATTGATGAGAGCGTAAGCAGAGGAGATAAAATCCTAGTTTTCAG TCAGAGTTTATCCACGCTCACGGTTATAGAAGACTTTCTTTCTCGCCGACCCATGCCTATCCAAACAGAAACCGGTACACACAACTGGGTCAAAAACATCAATTACTACA GGCTGGATGGAAGCACATCTGCTTCGGAAAGAGAGAGACTCATCAATCAGTTTAATGACCCTGCAAATAACCAAACCTGGGTCTTCCTGCTGTCCACCAG GGCTGGCTGTTTGGGTGTGAATCTGATCGGAGCGAATCGCGTCGTGGTTTTCGACGCCTCGTGGAACCCGTGTCACGACGCGCAGGCCGTGTGTCGCGTGTACCGGTACGGTCAACGCAAACCCTGTCACATCTACAGGCTGGTCTGcgacttcacactggagaagAAGATTTACGACCGGCAGGTGTCCAAACAGGGCATGTCTG ATCGAGTCGTGGATGATTTGAACCCTGTTCTCACCTTCACGCGGAAGGAGGTGGAGTCTCTTTTGCACTTTGTGGAGGAGGAGCCTGATCACAGCCAATCGAAGCTGATAGGAAATGAGGAAATGGAAGTTGTCATCAAACAAGCGTATCTGCGTTACCCAAACCTTTTAACCAAG CCTCCGTTTCATCACGAGTCACTGCTGATGGATCGCAAAGACTTGAAACTGACCAAAGCGGAAAAAAGAGCAGCCAAGAAAAGTTACGAAGATGAGAAACGGGCCTCTGTGCCGTATCAGCGACCCTCTTACGCACATTATTACCCAGCCAGCGACCAGAGCCTCACCAACATCCCTGCCTTCAGCCAGAGAAACTG GCGCCCACCTCCTCATTTAGATGACAAGCCCGTTGCGAGCGTGAGGCCGGTTCAGTCCACACCCATTCCCATGATGCCGCGGCAGGTGCCCATGGGCGTCCCCAGTTCAAGTGCGGGATTTCCTGTCAACTACTTGCAAAAAGCCGGCGTTTATGTACAACGAGTCGTCACCACCACTG ATATTGTCATCCCGGGGTCAAACAGCAGCACAGATGTCCAGGCCCGGATTGGTGCAGGAGAAAGTATTCATGTAATCAGAGGATCTAAAG GCACGTACATCAGGACCAACGATGGAAGGATATTTGCTATTCGCACCGGAAAGCCAAGACCGTCTGACGGAGGAGCCACAGCTTCAAGAG AGGCCTCCGGCACTCCCTCGCACCCTGTCAGCAACGGCCGTGCAACCCCTCAAGAGCAAAAACGTTTATCTCCCGAACCTCCGGCTCACCCCTCCCCATCAGGCAGCCCTCAATTGCTCCGAGAATTCCACAACAAGGAAAGCGCTTCCGCTGGAGACACTTCAGCACAACCCGAAACCCCAGGCACGGACGCACCGACGCAACACAGCCGCGTCCCCGAACTGCACCGGCAACTCACCAACGACGTCATCCCATCCTCCCTGGACCTTCAAAGTTTAAAGCGGAAGCTTTCAGAAAGTCGAGCGTCCAAACAGTCCAGCGGCAAACGGCTCTCCGCGCCCATCGGCGCAGCCGGAAGCTACCCTGGATTTCCCCTAAGCAGCAGCTTTGGATTTCCGCCCATGGGACTTAATCCCTCCCTATTAGGCGCCCTGGGTCACCTGACCCCACCCACGCTCGGAAGCAGATCACATCTGCTGCAGCAAGCCGGTCAGACGCTAGGAGAGCTACACACCATGTTCCCCACGGACACGCTCGGACTCGGGGTGGGCAACAGTTCGCTTTCGTCGACTTGCTCTACCAACACCACCTCCACAACCCACGCCGGTATTCTGGCCTCTTCTTCATCCTCCGCGCCATCATCGTCATCAACCTCTTCCTCTTCTCTCCCTCCATATCTGATGAATCCCGGGATGGCAAGCATGCTGTCCGGTTTCCCAGTACCGTTTTCCCAGTCTCTCTATTCAGGCTCCTTACACCAGAGGGGCTTGTCGTCCACGGCCACCCCTGCTTCTACCGCCTCGACCTTCCTCTCGTCCTCCGGCCTGCTGGGGCCAGCGTTCAACAGCAGGCCCGACGCGCACACCTCCCTCGCGGAAAACGGAGGAAGCAGCTCGGATGATGATGTCATAGAGGTGATGGGTCAGTAG
- the rad54l2 gene encoding helicase ARIP4 isoform X2 has translation MSEEAISGSDLEPSLNSEEEMDEEEDGDNDGDDEEDAGDQLESMETGDQRDPASPAPTSPSRESTPDPSSRPASRSNSQPSSPSQASSQPGSQPPSSPDSRSNTSANSNTKKKKSKTSKPAHLRRNIRKLLKEHQLEAGTKAAQQEELERRRRLEQQRKEFSLHADLPSGAPGPKQEVICLDSSGDEGEDKEVPPPQSPTCRDDVIELSSGDEDTLRISSEDDEKRSVTPGTEESSGSHANDAFNQPDAQGRVLVNINHPGDEEDLFLAPQLARAVKPHQIGGIRFLYDNLVESLERYKNSNGFGCILAHSMGLGKTLQVISFIDILLRHTGAKTVLAIVPVNTLQNWLAEFNLWLPAAESLPPDTDPSRVSPRTFKVHILSDEHKTTVARAKVVEEWTRNGGVLLMGYEMYRLLSLKKSFVTGRKRKSKKPAGPVIIDLDEEDRQQELMKGIERALARPGPDVVICDEGHRIKNCHASTSQALKNIRSRRRVVLTGYPLQNNLIEYWCMVDFVRPDFLGTRQEFSNMFERPILNGQCIDSTPQDVRLMRYRSHVLHSLLEGFVQRRGHDVLRTQLPSKDEHVILVRLSRLQRALYTEFMNRFREAGNSGWLGLNPLKAFCVCCKIWNHPDVLYEALQKENLTNEQDLDLDDLNSTGGTRCSAPGMKGKTSDPANSKVALAAMGLNPLQEKANQVITYEWAKDIMSNYQTGVLDNSAKMVLLFHLIDESVSRGDKILVFSQSLSTLTVIEDFLSRRPMPIQTETGTHNWVKNINYYRLDGSTSASERERLINQFNDPANNQTWVFLLSTRAGCLGVNLIGANRVVVFDASWNPCHDAQAVCRVYRYGQRKPCHIYRLVCDFTLEKKIYDRQVSKQGMSDRVVDDLNPVLTFTRKEVESLLHFVEEEPDHSQSKLIGNEEMEVVIKQAYLRYPNLLTKPPFHHESLLMDRKDLKLTKAEKRAAKKSYEDEKRASVPYQRPSYAHYYPASDQSLTNIPAFSQRNWRPPPHLDDKPVASVRPVQSTPIPMMPRQVPMGVPSSSAGFPVNYLQKAGVYVQRVVTTTDIVIPGSNSSTDVQARIGAGESIHVIRGSKGTYIRTNDGRIFAIRTGKPRPSDGGATASREASGTPSHPVSNGRATPQEQKRLSPEPPAHPSPSGSPQLLREFHNKESASAGDTSAQPETPGTDAPTQHSRVPELHRQLTNDVIPSSLDLQSLKRKLSESRASKQSSGKRLSAPIGAAGSYPGFPLSSSFGFPPMGLNPSLLGALGHLTPPTLGSRSHLLQQAGQTLGELHTMFPTDTLGLGVGNSSLSSTCSTNTTSTTHAGILASSSSSAPSSSSTSSSSLPPYLMNPGMASMLSGFPVPFSQSLYSGSLHQRGLSSTATPASTASTFLSSSGLLGPAFNSRPDAHTSLAENGGSSSDDDVIEVMGQ, from the exons ATGTCAGAAGAGGCGATCTCAGGAAGCGACCTGGAGCCCAGCCTTAACAGCGAGGAGGAGATGGATGAGGAAGAGGATGGAGACAACGATGGGGACGATGAGGAAGATGCAGGCG ACCAGCTTGAGAGCATGGAGACAGGAGATCAAAGAGATCCAGCAAGCCCCGCACCTACCTCACCGTCTAGAGAATCCACCCCTGACCCCTCCTCCCGTCCCGCCTCCCGGTCGAACTCCCAACCCTCCTCCCCGTCACAGGCGTCATCGCAGCCGGGTTCTCAACCCCCTTCCAGCCCCGACAGCCGCAGTAACACTTCTGCCAATAGCAacacgaagaagaagaagtccAAAACCTCAAAGCCTGCTCACTTGAGGAGGAACATCCG GAAGCTCCTTAAGGAGCACCAGCTTGAGGCGGGAACCAAAGCCGCCCAGCAGGAGGAGCTCGAGAGACGGCGCCGTTTGGAGCAGCAGCGCAAAGAATTTTCTCTTCATGCAG ATCTACCCTCTGGAGCACCAGGACCTAAACAAGAAGTGATATGTCTGGACAGCAGTGGAGATGAGGGTGAGGACAAAGAAGTCCCGCCCCCTCAGTCACCTACTTGCAGAGatg ATGTGATTGAGTTGAGCTCTGGGGACGAAGACACTCTGCGGATAAGCAGCGAGGATGACGAAAAACGTTCGGTCACACCCGGCACGGAGGAAAGTAGCGGGTCTCATGCAAACGATGCCTTTAATCAACCAGACGCCCAGGGGAGGGTGCTAGTCAATATCAATCACCCTGGAGACGAGGAAGACCTGTTCCTCGCCCCACAGCTCGCCCGCGCAGTCAAACCTCACCAG ATTGGCGGTATTCGTTTCCTGTACGATAATCTTGTGGAATCTCTCGAGCGCTACAAGAACAGCAATGGGTTCGGTTGTATTCTTGCACACAGCATGGGCCTCGGCAAAACCCTGCAGGTTATCTCCTTTATTGACATCCTGCTGCGGCACACTGGAGCCAAAACTGTCCTCGCCATTGTACCT GTGAATACACTACAGAACTGGTTAGCCGAGTTTAATCTCTGGCTGCCTGCTGCTGAGTCCCTTCCCCCCGACACAGATCCGTCCCGGGTCTCACCTCGAACCTTCAAAGTTCACATCCTCAGTGATGAGCACAA AACCACGGTGGCCCGGGCCAAGGTGGTGGAGGAGTGGACCCGCAACGGTGGCGTGCTGCTGATGGGATACGAGATGTACCGCCTGCTGTCTCTCAAAAAGAGCTTCGTGACTGGCCGCAAAAGGAAGTCCAAAAAACCAGCGGGACCCGTTATAATCGACCTGGATGAGGAAGACAGACAGCAAGAGCTCATGAAAG GAATCGAAAGAGCGCTGGCTCGGCCCGGTCCTGATGTCGTTATATGCGACGAGGGCCACCGCATCAAAAACTGCCACGCCAGTACGTCCCAAGCATTGAAAAACATCCGGTCACGACGGCGTGTGGTTTTGACCGGATACCCGCTGCAAAACAACCTGATCGAGTACTGGTGCATGGTGGATTTCGTCCGACCCGATTTCCTCGGTACGCGGCAGGAGTTTAGTAACATGTTCGAGAGGCCCATTCTGAACGGGCAGTGTATAGACAGCACACCGCAAGACGTGCGCCTCATGAGATACAGGAGTCACGTATTGCACAGCCTGCTGGAGGGCTTCGTCCAGAG GCGAGGTCATGATGTCCTCCGGACGCAGCTGCCTTCGAAAGACGAGCACGTGATTCTGGTACGACTGTCTCGGCTGCAGCGGGCGCTCTACACTGAGTTTATGAATCGCTTCAGAGAAGCAGGAAATAGCGGCTGGCTTGGACTCAATCCACTCAAAGCTTTCTGTGTCTGCTGCAAG ATTTGGAATCATCCGGACGTTCTGTACGAGGCTCTTCAGAAAGAAAACCTGACCAATGAGCAGGATTTGGACCTGGATGATCTCAACTCCACCGGTGGGACCCGATGTTCTGCTCCTGGAATGAAGGGAAAGACATCCGACCCCGCCAATAGCAAGGTGGCACTGGCTGCTATGGGCCTGAACCCTTTACAGGAGAAGGCCAATCAAGTTATTACTTACGAATGG GCAAAAGACATCATGAGCAACTATCAGACGGGGGTTCTAGACAACTCGGCCAAGATGGTTCTGCTTTTCCACTTGATTGATGAGAGCGTAAGCAGAGGAGATAAAATCCTAGTTTTCAG TCAGAGTTTATCCACGCTCACGGTTATAGAAGACTTTCTTTCTCGCCGACCCATGCCTATCCAAACAGAAACCGGTACACACAACTGGGTCAAAAACATCAATTACTACA GGCTGGATGGAAGCACATCTGCTTCGGAAAGAGAGAGACTCATCAATCAGTTTAATGACCCTGCAAATAACCAAACCTGGGTCTTCCTGCTGTCCACCAG GGCTGGCTGTTTGGGTGTGAATCTGATCGGAGCGAATCGCGTCGTGGTTTTCGACGCCTCGTGGAACCCGTGTCACGACGCGCAGGCCGTGTGTCGCGTGTACCGGTACGGTCAACGCAAACCCTGTCACATCTACAGGCTGGTCTGcgacttcacactggagaagAAGATTTACGACCGGCAGGTGTCCAAACAGGGCATGTCTG ATCGAGTCGTGGATGATTTGAACCCTGTTCTCACCTTCACGCGGAAGGAGGTGGAGTCTCTTTTGCACTTTGTGGAGGAGGAGCCTGATCACAGCCAATCGAAGCTGATAGGAAATGAGGAAATGGAAGTTGTCATCAAACAAGCGTATCTGCGTTACCCAAACCTTTTAACCAAG CCTCCGTTTCATCACGAGTCACTGCTGATGGATCGCAAAGACTTGAAACTGACCAAAGCGGAAAAAAGAGCAGCCAAGAAAAGTTACGAAGATGAGAAACGGGCCTCTGTGCCGTATCAGCGACCCTCTTACGCACATTATTACCCAGCCAGCGACCAGAGCCTCACCAACATCCCTGCCTTCAGCCAGAGAAACTG GCGCCCACCTCCTCATTTAGATGACAAGCCCGTTGCGAGCGTGAGGCCGGTTCAGTCCACACCCATTCCCATGATGCCGCGGCAGGTGCCCATGGGCGTCCCCAGTTCAAGTGCGGGATTTCCTGTCAACTACTTGCAAAAAGCCGGCGTTTATGTACAACGAGTCGTCACCACCACTG ATATTGTCATCCCGGGGTCAAACAGCAGCACAGATGTCCAGGCCCGGATTGGTGCAGGAGAAAGTATTCATGTAATCAGAGGATCTAAAG GCACGTACATCAGGACCAACGATGGAAGGATATTTGCTATTCGCACCGGAAAGCCAAGACCGTCTGACGGAGGAGCCACAGCTTCAAGAG AGGCCTCCGGCACTCCCTCGCACCCTGTCAGCAACGGCCGTGCAACCCCTCAAGAGCAAAAACGTTTATCTCCCGAACCTCCGGCTCACCCCTCCCCATCAGGCAGCCCTCAATTGCTCCGAGAATTCCACAACAAGGAAAGCGCTTCCGCTGGAGACACTTCAGCACAACCCGAAACCCCAGGCACGGACGCACCGACGCAACACAGCCGCGTCCCCGAACTGCACCGGCAACTCACCAACGACGTCATCCCATCCTCCCTGGACCTTCAAAGTTTAAAGCGGAAGCTTTCAGAAAGTCGAGCGTCCAAACAGTCCAGCGGCAAACGGCTCTCCGCGCCCATCGGCGCAGCCGGAAGCTACCCTGGATTTCCCCTAAGCAGCAGCTTTGGATTTCCGCCCATGGGACTTAATCCCTCCCTATTAGGCGCCCTGGGTCACCTGACCCCACCCACGCTCGGAAGCAGATCACATCTGCTGCAGCAAGCCGGTCAGACGCTAGGAGAGCTACACACCATGTTCCCCACGGACACGCTCGGACTCGGGGTGGGCAACAGTTCGCTTTCGTCGACTTGCTCTACCAACACCACCTCCACAACCCACGCCGGTATTCTGGCCTCTTCTTCATCCTCCGCGCCATCATCGTCATCAACCTCTTCCTCTTCTCTCCCTCCATATCTGATGAATCCCGGGATGGCAAGCATGCTGTCCGGTTTCCCAGTACCGTTTTCCCAGTCTCTCTATTCAGGCTCCTTACACCAGAGGGGCTTGTCGTCCACGGCCACCCCTGCTTCTACCGCCTCGACCTTCCTCTCGTCCTCCGGCCTGCTGGGGCCAGCGTTCAACAGCAGGCCCGACGCGCACACCTCCCTCGCGGAAAACGGAGGAAGCAGCTCGGATGATGATGTCATAGAGGTGATGGGTCAGTAG